In Rhipicephalus microplus isolate Deutch F79 chromosome 9, USDA_Rmic, whole genome shotgun sequence, one genomic interval encodes:
- the LOC119164699 gene encoding uncharacterized protein LOC119164699 produces the protein MGRCCVPNCRGNYDNGPKVRLFSFPRDAKRRAEWQRAVRRSDVDVRLLKDPKVCERHFKSEHLRTTSTYTDCDGRTIEAPMKLTRLTPDAFPAIFPDCPSYISDSRTSREEPELKRKRTENELLQKAIHESQAAFEKEEKQYKVCNLGELISRVNERPNKKFWCTTACETCLIVAHIEPALQAPEMLVSVVVTEDLSVSVYFKCAPLVSDDVCIPDEVRDVRVLDNLLESVERYCEKKARQQEDKVGGVLRLVLSLLDDICDDELHDDERADALIFLKEQCKLLTKKSNGVRYSAELLVFSSILHTISPHAYKFFRHSNKLALPHDTTIKRVCAAHDVSPSKEQCEEGFLRYIKRRATILKPHEKNVTVMLDEIHLQQFFEYKGGCLTGFAAHCAEPAKTAHVFMVQSLLSSYKDVAHILPVTRITATELHDVLKTLILRLESAGLHVVAVVTDNNAINRKMMSLFSEQNEPGIVFPHPANPQQPLFHVVDTVHLLKCIRNNWLNQKDDDKSFLWSRRGTTAGGLTKETHFALRLSTYSLIELSRYCVDELGFRYVLLGKFQTDCLEARFGKYRQMCGSHYNVSIIEVFEAETKIRLQETLKLEDMPLSLAPKEQELDAEMLIAKYAIKLTQSDLKASQTDVPALAYIAGYCAHAAIKRQPCEDCQSQLMITDRELQQSEHVLIDSMSRGGLKFPQPFVINVVLGTKIVLEHLVSKEQEQRFHAEANQRMVLLSIMQFLLSDGEELDMCASGHHPDTVLKNILKPAVNTLLKNYVACRNDSVMKEKACTKQRKLLTLQ, from the exons ATGGGGCGGTGTTGTGTACCCAACTGTCGAGGGAACTATGACAATGGTCCGAAAGTCCGCTTGTTTTCTTTTCCGAGAGACGCTAAGCGAAGAGCGGAATGGCAGCGGGCTGTGCGACGGAGCGACGTCGACGTGAGGCTGTTGAAGGACCCCAAG GTTTGCGAGCGTCACTTCAAGTCGGAACACCTGCGCACAACGTCAACGTATACGGACTGCGATGGACGAACCATTGAAGCTCCTATGAAGTTGACACGGCTGACTCCAGACGCCTTCCCAGCCATTTTTCCAGACTGCCCTTCGTATATCTCGGATTCGCGCACGTCGCGAGAAGAGCCTGAACTGAAAAGGAAGCGGACTGAAAATGAGCTACTCCAGAAAGCCATACACGAGTCCCAAGCAGCgtttgaaaaagaagaaaaacagtaCAAAGTTTGTAATCTGGGTGAACTGATTTCTCGGGTTAACGAGCGTCCAAATAAGAAGTTTTGGTGTACAACAGCCTGCGAGACGTGCCTCATCGTCGCCCACATCGAACCGGCATTGCAAGCTCCGGAAATGCTTGTATCTGTGGTGGTTACAGAGGATCTGTCCGTTTCCGTGTATTTTAAGTGCGCTCCGTTGGTGTCGGATGATGTGTGCATTCCTGACGAAGTCCGTGATGTCCGTGTGCTAGACAACCTTCTAGAAAGCGTGGAGCGATATTGTGAAAAGAAGGCCCGTCAACAGGAGGACAAGGTGGGAGGAGTGCTTAGGCTTGTTTTATCCTTGCTGGATGACATTTGTGATGATGAGCTGCATGATGATGAGAGGGCTGACGCACTAATCTTCCTGAAGGAGCAGTGCAAGCTGCTGACAAAGAAGAGTAATGGCGTGCGGTATTCTGCAGAGCTTTTAGTTTTTAGCAGTATATTACACACAATTTCTCCACATGCTTACAAGTTTTTTCGCCACAGCAACAAGCTTGCCTTGCCGCATGACACTACCATCAAGCGAGTTTGTGCTGCACATGATGTGAGCCCATCGAAAGAGCAGTGCGAAGAAGGTTTTCTGAGGTACATTAAGCGCAGAGCAACCATTCTGAAGCCTCATGAAAAAAATGTGACTGTCATGCTTGATGAAATACACCTGCAACAGTTTTTTGAATATAAAGGTGGCTGCCTAACAGGGTTTGCTGCGCATTGTGCGGAACCAGCAAAGACAGCGCACGTGTTCATGGTACAGTCTTTGCTTTCATCTTATAAAGATGTTGCTCATATCCTTCCGGTAACTCGTATCACAGCAACGGAGCTGCATGATGTTCTAAAGACACTCATCCTGAGGCTTGAAAGTGCTGGTCTGCATGTTGTTGCGGtcgtaacagacaacaatgccataAACAGGAAAATGATGTCTCTGTTTAGCGAGCAAAATGAGCCAGGGATTGTTTTTCCTCATCCTGCCAACCCGCAGCAGCcattgtttcatgttgtggacacTGTTCACTTGCTCAAGTGTATACGCAACAATTGGCTCAATCAGAAGGATGATGACAAGTCGTTTTT GTGGAGCCGGAGGGGAACCACGGCTGGAGGTTTGACAAAGGAGACCCACTTTGCTCTCCGGCTAAGCACGTATTCATTGATTGAGCTGTCACGGTATTGCGTTGATGAGCTGGGCTTTAGGTACGTCCTTTTGGGGAAGTTTCAAACAGATTGCCTTGAGGCCAGGTTCGGGAAGTACCGCCAAATGTGTGGATCTCACTACAATGTGTCAATCATAGAAGTATTCGAAGCGGAGACAAAGATTCGCTTGCAGGAAACTTTAAAGCTGGAAGACATGCCGCTGTCATTGGCACCTAAGGAACAGGAGCTTGATGCCGAGATGCTAATAGCAAAGTATGCCATCAAACTCACCCAAAGTGACCTGAAGGCATCACAAACTGACGTGCCTGCGTTGGCATACATTGCAGGCTATTGTGCGCATGCTGCAATTAAACGTCAGCCATGTGAGGATTGTCAGTCACAGCTCATGATCACTGACCGAGAACTGCAGCAAAGTGAGCACGTACTCATTGACAGCATGAGCAGAGGCGGCTTGAAGTTTCCGCAGCCTTTTGTTATTAATGTTGTTCTTGGCACTAAGATAGTACTAGAGCACCTTGTCAGTAAGGAACAGGAGCAGCGGTTTCATGCAGAAGCCAACCAAAGGATGGTCCTCTTGAGCATCATGCAGTTCCTACTAAGCGACGGCGAGGAGTTGGACATGTGTGCAAGTGGCCACCATCCAGATACCGTACTCAAGAACATTCTAAAACCAGCTGTCAACACGCTTCTAAAAAACTATGTCGCTTGCAGGAATGACAGTGTCATGAAAGAAAAAGCCTGTACAAAGCAAAGAAAGTTGCTAACGCTACAGTAA